A window from Puniceicoccus vermicola encodes these proteins:
- a CDS encoding substrate-binding domain-containing protein, whose translation MKPKNKYSHAELVRLLAEMVHGRKAGDRLNNDRELATRFGVSNVTIRAAMMELVRDGLVIRRDRSGTYVADISQRQHVAIVVSQEILRSQRMPFHNRATMSIMSELNRIDQAYKLYMIPISGKDLVGVEWPHQDQVDQSGLTTSIERNEIRGLVCVGIGNNNGWIDQLRLRDAPVVALSGDPTNRHRFTFRIEDYIRYAVRYLANFGRKKIAYLGWWQPQRRNEGHADPSLSAFRDELTKCGLSFHEEWVNNLVNPNIASAGWLAFRDLWISRPDEKPDALICMDDLIFASASSAMLAAGIRVPRELQIVTHWNKGSGLLCPYPVARFEYDASQVGPLICELLAECLENPKLDPQVRLLRAEWFTEGQFPEVHENLYEGLVDFGPGMELP comes from the coding sequence ATGAAGCCCAAAAACAAATATAGTCATGCCGAGTTGGTCCGGTTGCTGGCCGAAATGGTTCATGGACGGAAAGCAGGTGACCGTTTAAACAATGACCGTGAACTGGCGACGCGTTTCGGTGTGAGTAATGTCACGATCCGTGCGGCAATGATGGAACTCGTCAGGGATGGATTGGTCATCCGCCGGGATCGTTCGGGCACCTATGTCGCGGACATCTCTCAGCGCCAGCATGTGGCGATTGTCGTAAGCCAGGAGATCTTGCGCTCGCAACGCATGCCATTTCACAACCGTGCGACAATGTCGATCATGAGTGAGCTCAATCGGATCGATCAGGCCTACAAGCTTTATATGATTCCGATATCGGGGAAGGATTTGGTTGGTGTTGAATGGCCACATCAAGACCAAGTCGACCAGTCCGGACTGACTACCAGTATTGAGCGCAATGAAATTCGGGGTCTTGTCTGTGTCGGCATCGGTAATAATAACGGCTGGATTGACCAGTTGCGCTTGAGAGACGCGCCAGTGGTTGCTCTCAGTGGAGATCCCACCAACCGTCACCGTTTCACATTTCGGATTGAAGACTATATCCGTTATGCGGTTCGCTATCTGGCGAATTTCGGGCGCAAAAAAATAGCCTATCTCGGATGGTGGCAACCCCAACGGAGAAATGAGGGGCATGCCGATCCTTCTCTTTCCGCTTTTCGTGATGAACTGACCAAATGTGGACTTTCTTTTCATGAGGAATGGGTCAACAATCTGGTCAACCCGAATATTGCCAGTGCCGGTTGGCTGGCCTTTCGCGATCTTTGGATTTCACGTCCCGATGAGAAACCGGATGCGCTTATCTGTATGGACGATTTGATTTTCGCGAGTGCTTCATCTGCCATGTTGGCGGCTGGTATCCGTGTGCCGCGCGAGCTGCAAATTGTAACTCACTGGAATAAAGGCTCGGGCTTGCTATGTCCGTATCCGGTCGCTCGATTCGAATACGATGCCAGCCAAGTTGGCCCACTGATTTGTGAACTGCTGGCAGAGTGTCTTGAAAATCCGAAACTTGATCCGCAAGTCCGGCTACTGCGTGCGGAATGGTTTACAGAAGGGCAGTTTCCAGAGGTTCATGAAAACCTTTACGAAGGGCTCGTTGATTTCGGTCCCGGGATGGAACTTCCCTGA
- a CDS encoding GDSL-type esterase/lipase family protein encodes MRYKSLAPILLILISVCPVWALETSCVVACLGDSITAGATLEKRIEQSYPGQLQVLLGETCRVDNLGVYGRTLMSLDGQAYLETGRVEYAINKQPNVVVIMLGTNDAKPDNWKSQTARFESDYRILLSKLQSGIPKARIFLCLPPHAWAPNKVQNDALEAQLPIIRRIAEENGCGLIDIRTVTADLSEHFKDGIHPDVEASFRIAEAVYQVLCDAGALPSASDL; translated from the coding sequence ATGAGATACAAGTCTCTAGCTCCGATTCTATTGATTTTAATTTCCGTATGCCCGGTATGGGCACTTGAGACTTCATGTGTTGTTGCTTGTCTGGGCGATAGTATTACGGCTGGAGCGACGCTGGAAAAGCGTATCGAGCAATCTTATCCCGGGCAACTGCAGGTCCTATTGGGTGAGACATGTAGAGTTGATAATCTCGGTGTCTATGGCCGTACGCTTATGTCCTTGGACGGGCAGGCGTATCTCGAAACGGGGCGCGTCGAGTATGCAATCAACAAGCAACCTAATGTGGTCGTAATCATGCTTGGGACGAATGATGCCAAGCCGGATAACTGGAAAAGCCAGACTGCTCGCTTTGAATCGGATTATCGGATTCTGCTTTCAAAGCTACAGTCCGGAATTCCAAAGGCACGCATCTTTCTTTGTCTGCCGCCTCACGCTTGGGCTCCAAATAAAGTTCAGAATGATGCACTTGAAGCACAGTTGCCAATTATCCGTAGGATTGCCGAGGAGAATGGTTGTGGCTTGATTGATATTCGCACTGTAACGGCTGATTTGAGTGAACATTTCAAAGATGGCATTCATCCGGATGTCGAGGCGTCGTTTCGAATCGCGGAGGCGGTTTACCAAGTCTTGTGTGATGCTGGCGCGCTGCCTTCGGCTTCAGACTTATAA
- a CDS encoding SGNH/GDSL hydrolase family protein, which produces MSQQIQYPEIIFRENIEWCRSWVPDSNVIELDKPRVLLIGDSIVMGYGPKVAEVMGESASIAYVGTSRFPADPAYLEEISLVLRHTRFDIIHFNNGLHGWDYDEPIYAKYLEQVLDTLRAQTPDAQWALATSTPVREKGNLGQLHERNGRVIERNESIRQLALNEAHPLTDLYELMKGRPEHYAEDGTHYELSGQQLQAEAVAETLRALIDI; this is translated from the coding sequence ATGTCTCAACAAATACAATATCCTGAAATAATCTTCCGTGAAAACATCGAGTGGTGCCGCTCTTGGGTGCCCGATTCGAATGTGATCGAATTAGACAAACCCCGCGTCTTGTTGATCGGGGATTCGATTGTCATGGGCTATGGTCCGAAGGTTGCTGAGGTGATGGGGGAGTCAGCTTCAATCGCCTATGTCGGCACGTCGCGTTTTCCTGCTGATCCTGCTTATCTTGAGGAAATCAGTCTCGTGCTTCGGCATACTCGATTTGACATCATTCATTTTAACAACGGTCTTCACGGTTGGGACTACGATGAACCGATCTATGCGAAATACCTGGAGCAGGTGCTCGATACGCTGCGTGCCCAGACACCGGATGCCCAATGGGCCTTGGCGACGAGCACGCCGGTGCGGGAGAAAGGAAATTTGGGGCAACTACACGAGCGCAATGGACGAGTGATCGAGCGCAATGAAAGTATTCGCCAATTGGCCCTCAATGAGGCGCATCCATTGACCGATCTCTATGAGCTAATGAAGGGACGGCCGGAGCACTATGCTGAGGATGGGACGCATTATGAACTGAGCGGCCAGCAGTTGCAGGCGGAAGCGGTTGCTGAGACTTTGAGGGCGCTAATTGATATCTAG
- a CDS encoding LacI family DNA-binding transcriptional regulator, which yields MASPRRVRQKDIAAEVGVSTMLVSIALRGMPGVSEETRKKIQACAKKMGYHPDPAMSALADYRRRTRPANSYAQLAYVTNYPVKNAPEWDFANEFFIGAKKRGLEYGYEVISYWLREHGCTLRKASSILFNRGIKGLLIAPLPKEEGHLDLTWKYFSAVAIGTSMASPKLDYVAFDHHNAMQMALRKMRERGYKRIGLLLRNSSSRLRHAAYDAYLGDQYRNNRESMLPPLLQHNFSSSEFWTWYDTCKPDALITDSDYTIMGLLDERKLKAPEDLGVVCYSKFSTESPHIAAINQNLRDIGATAVDRLHTNLLRSAYGIPEHSYAMLVEGYWTEGTTILSYPGIARRQPS from the coding sequence ATGGCCTCCCCGAGACGCGTACGCCAAAAAGATATCGCCGCCGAAGTCGGCGTTTCCACAATGCTGGTATCGATCGCCTTGCGCGGGATGCCAGGCGTCTCCGAGGAAACACGAAAGAAAATCCAGGCATGCGCCAAAAAGATGGGCTATCACCCCGACCCAGCGATGTCGGCTCTGGCGGATTATCGACGTCGCACCCGCCCCGCCAACTCGTACGCTCAACTGGCTTACGTCACCAACTATCCGGTCAAAAATGCACCGGAATGGGACTTCGCGAATGAGTTTTTCATCGGAGCGAAAAAACGAGGACTGGAGTATGGCTACGAGGTAATCTCCTATTGGTTGAGAGAGCATGGGTGCACGCTACGCAAAGCCAGTTCAATCTTGTTCAATCGTGGCATCAAAGGGCTGCTAATTGCTCCGCTACCCAAAGAAGAGGGGCACTTGGACCTCACTTGGAAATACTTTTCGGCCGTGGCTATCGGAACTTCGATGGCGAGCCCGAAACTGGATTACGTCGCCTTCGACCACCATAATGCCATGCAGATGGCACTGCGGAAGATGCGCGAACGGGGCTACAAACGCATCGGCCTACTCCTGCGCAATTCCAGCTCACGCCTGCGGCACGCCGCTTACGACGCTTACTTGGGTGACCAATACCGGAACAACAGAGAAAGCATGTTACCGCCCCTGCTCCAGCATAATTTTTCATCCTCAGAATTCTGGACTTGGTATGATACCTGTAAGCCGGATGCCCTGATTACCGATAGCGACTATACCATTATGGGACTCTTGGATGAACGTAAGTTGAAAGCACCTGAAGACCTCGGCGTAGTCTGCTACAGCAAGTTCAGCACCGAAAGCCCCCACATAGCCGCGATCAACCAGAACCTGCGGGACATCGGCGCCACAGCCGTGGACCGCTTGCATACGAACCTGCTGCGCAGCGCCTACGGGATCCCCGAGCATTCCTACGCCATGCTCGTGGAAGGATATTGGACCGAAGGCACCACCATCCTGAGTTATCCTGGAATAGCACGGAGACAGCCATCATAA
- a CDS encoding DUF7594 domain-containing protein produces the protein MASNRDGSAIYCRTDVGGAFRWSPDPGDPQGNGTWISISDYMVPFGTPDADKLMGVESIATDSSNLDRVYVGAGNKIFVSDDQGSTWTEILSGLSMQPNSGSTRFLGERLAVDPNDPNTIWYGSVKDGLQKGVKSAGTWSWSTVPSSSVPFGVPSSVGVDYGVTFVICDANGGSTITYAGVFDPGSSPTTGGVYRTTDGTNWTKVSMSSGSFNTPRRAQISSNGTLYITGGGEGVFKLPRGGSISAITPSVSDPYFNGVAVDPNDSTGNIVYVADKASKKLWRSVDGGANWSEQSSYNGTREEPDGTPTLNGYWFGNTSSLLINPADSNELWLSDFFGVARTRDAQNLGGSGSTWYMLQHGQDETVVMDILNAPTGPRLVTALADVTGFYYYDTSVRPTGADGGKLTNPSGANTTSLDFSEADHDVWVRAWHGNHGNGSGGYSSDAGQSWLLFGQIAQQNIDSGAAGWESWDLSTYLASQQAKGVSTVTLVIASDSATNFTSAHVAFSSNEAADSSLRPQLVINGATGSPYAATADAFVVGSSSNKGNNFGTSDLLKVSHTYTTNTTSDHQVYMKFDLSAMPTIRSATLKLHRLSASEGIEYRVGVFACADTTWTETGITWNNRPLTYASSNSSRNPFAEPRYKTGTGVSLAGGRVAASSTDPDKLVWLPVGTSNRAFYSHDRGVTWTQSTGGPNSEITGVYTNGNSTDISGQPIAADRVNGDFYMANFGSSEHKIYKSTDDGATWTLASSITNGWTYNMRTPQIVAAPASPSNPSGGDVWVCDDSDYNHNAGGLWRSTDGAATWSKLSGVTKVSAVSFGKSSSGTGYAVYIYGKVGSELGVYQSEDYGATWTQLADPTIARFSVLAGDRQNANSVFLGTDGRGVFQY, from the coding sequence TTGGCGAGTAACAGGGACGGCAGTGCGATTTACTGCCGCACGGATGTGGGAGGAGCCTTCCGCTGGTCACCCGATCCCGGGGATCCGCAAGGCAATGGCACCTGGATATCAATCAGTGACTACATGGTTCCATTTGGCACGCCGGATGCCGACAAGCTGATGGGGGTTGAATCAATCGCGACGGATTCCAGTAATCTGGACCGCGTCTATGTGGGGGCCGGGAATAAAATCTTTGTATCCGATGATCAGGGGAGCACCTGGACTGAAATTTTATCGGGTCTGTCGATGCAGCCAAACTCCGGATCCACTCGTTTCCTGGGCGAGCGGCTTGCCGTTGATCCGAACGATCCGAATACGATCTGGTATGGCTCGGTTAAAGATGGATTGCAAAAGGGCGTGAAGTCCGCTGGCACCTGGAGCTGGTCCACGGTTCCATCGAGCTCAGTGCCCTTTGGGGTGCCGTCATCCGTTGGCGTCGATTACGGGGTGACCTTCGTGATTTGTGATGCCAACGGCGGCAGCACAATTACTTACGCCGGAGTCTTTGATCCCGGATCCAGTCCAACAACGGGTGGGGTGTATCGAACGACAGATGGCACCAATTGGACTAAGGTTTCCATGTCTTCGGGTAGTTTCAACACGCCGCGCCGGGCACAGATCTCCAGTAATGGAACGCTTTATATCACCGGTGGCGGTGAGGGCGTTTTCAAGCTGCCACGTGGTGGATCGATCAGCGCAATCACTCCTTCAGTATCCGATCCCTACTTCAATGGTGTGGCCGTGGATCCGAATGACAGCACGGGCAATATTGTTTACGTTGCGGACAAGGCCTCGAAGAAGTTGTGGCGTTCCGTGGATGGTGGCGCGAACTGGTCTGAGCAGTCCTCTTATAACGGCACACGTGAAGAGCCGGACGGCACACCGACCTTGAATGGTTATTGGTTTGGTAATACTTCGTCATTGCTGATCAATCCTGCGGATTCGAATGAGCTCTGGCTCTCGGATTTCTTTGGCGTGGCGCGCACGCGTGATGCTCAGAATCTCGGTGGATCCGGATCGACTTGGTATATGCTGCAACATGGGCAGGATGAAACGGTGGTCATGGACATCCTGAATGCACCGACAGGGCCGAGATTGGTGACTGCTCTCGCTGATGTCACTGGTTTCTACTACTATGATACCAGCGTTCGCCCGACAGGCGCCGATGGCGGCAAATTGACGAATCCATCCGGAGCCAATACCACGAGCCTCGATTTTAGTGAAGCAGATCACGATGTTTGGGTGCGTGCATGGCACGGGAACCACGGGAACGGGAGCGGTGGCTATTCCAGCGATGCCGGGCAAAGCTGGTTGCTCTTCGGACAGATTGCCCAGCAGAACATCGACAGCGGTGCTGCGGGCTGGGAGAGTTGGGATCTCAGCACCTACCTCGCCTCACAGCAGGCCAAGGGCGTTTCTACAGTGACATTGGTTATCGCCTCAGATAGTGCGACGAATTTTACGAGTGCCCATGTCGCTTTCTCTTCGAATGAGGCGGCAGATAGCAGCTTGCGTCCACAGTTAGTGATCAACGGGGCCACCGGAAGTCCATACGCCGCAACCGCGGATGCCTTTGTCGTTGGATCCTCATCCAACAAGGGCAATAACTTCGGGACATCTGACCTTCTCAAGGTTTCACATACTTATACGACGAATACCACAAGTGATCACCAGGTTTACATGAAGTTCGATCTGAGTGCCATGCCGACAATCCGCTCTGCGACATTAAAGCTGCATCGACTCAGTGCCAGCGAGGGGATCGAATACAGGGTCGGGGTATTTGCTTGCGCGGATACGACTTGGACAGAAACCGGTATCACTTGGAACAACCGTCCGCTGACCTATGCGAGTAGCAATTCGTCTCGAAATCCATTTGCCGAGCCTCGTTACAAAACTGGCACCGGTGTGAGTCTTGCCGGAGGGCGTGTGGCGGCTTCATCCACCGATCCGGATAAGCTCGTTTGGCTTCCCGTGGGCACGAGCAATCGCGCTTTCTACAGTCATGATCGAGGCGTGACCTGGACACAGTCCACGGGTGGGCCCAATTCTGAAATTACCGGTGTTTATACCAATGGAAATAGCACTGACATTTCCGGGCAGCCGATCGCAGCCGACCGTGTGAATGGCGATTTCTACATGGCCAATTTCGGGAGCTCCGAGCATAAAATCTACAAAAGCACAGACGACGGTGCGACCTGGACTCTGGCCTCAAGCATCACCAACGGATGGACCTACAATATGCGGACACCTCAAATTGTGGCTGCACCCGCCTCACCATCCAATCCTTCGGGAGGAGATGTATGGGTATGTGACGATTCCGACTACAATCATAATGCAGGCGGGCTTTGGCGTTCGACTGACGGCGCGGCAACCTGGTCAAAATTGAGTGGCGTGACGAAGGTATCTGCGGTGAGCTTCGGCAAATCGAGTTCCGGCACGGGCTATGCCGTTTATATTTATGGCAAAGTAGGCTCTGAGCTCGGCGTGTATCAATCCGAAGATTATGGTGCCACTTGGACTCAATTGGCAGATCCGACGATCGCCAGATTCTCAGTGCTGGCAGGTGACCGTCAAAATGCGAACAGTGTTTTTCTCGGAACGGACGGTCGAGGCGTCTTTCAATACTGA